DNA sequence from the bacterium genome:
GCTGCGAAGCGCGATGCATCCGCCTGCGCTGCGTCGCGCGACCCTCTGCAGATCTACGGATCTGCGATCGGATCACGCTTCTTGCTCAGGCGGCGACTCCCGCTTCTCGCTCGATTCCTCCCTGTGCAGAGATTCCCTAGAAGCCTGGCTCGGACCGGCCGGGAAACTTCCCGAAGGTCCGCGCTAGAATAGCGGGATGGAACCCCGATCGATTCGACTGCCGGGAACGGATGGACTCAGTCTTCACGCACTCGAGTGGAGCGGTGACGGAACTCTTCTCTTGTTCCTGCACGGGTTCTCGAATAGCGCCCGTGTCTGGGACTACATTGCGCCGGTGCTCGCCAGCCACTACCGCGTGATCGGGCTCGATCAGCGCGGCCACGGCGACTCGGATCGCGATCCAGAATTTCGTTACGGACACGAGAGCATGGCCAATGACGTGAACTCCGTGATCGAAGCGCTGGGTGCGGAGCGTCTGGTCATCGTGGGGCACTCACTCGGCGGTCGAGTCGCCATGCGTTTCGCGGGACTGCATCCGGAGAAACTGGCCGGACTCGTGATCGTGGACTCCGGTCCAGAACTCGACGCCCGCGGTACCACGCGCATCCGGCTCGATGTGGCCAATGCCGAACCCAGCTTCGATTCCGTGGCCGCGTATCAGTCGGTACTGCATCGGCAATACCCGGAGACCGACAGCAAGATCCTGGCGCGTCTGGCCGGGCACTGGACACGA
Encoded proteins:
- a CDS encoding alpha/beta hydrolase; the encoded protein is MEPRSIRLPGTDGLSLHALEWSGDGTLLLFLHGFSNSARVWDYIAPVLASHYRVIGLDQRGHGDSDRDPEFRYGHESMANDVNSVIEALGAERLVIVGHSLGGRVAMRFAGLHPEKLAGLVIVDSGPELDARGTTRIRLDVANAEPSFDSVAAYQSVLHRQYPETDSKILARLAGHWTREREDGRFELKLDPGFMSGRMDVSKEEMDEMMQAETKILWQALKQLPCPALVIRGAASDVLDADTAEKMAEEVIPKGKLEVVGAAGHSVMLDNPEGFEKALVSFVLG